A portion of the Bombina bombina isolate aBomBom1 chromosome 9, aBomBom1.pri, whole genome shotgun sequence genome contains these proteins:
- the LOC128640078 gene encoding trichohyalin has product MQGFLAGLNNSVYVFAGVGVFALIIIIIGGWALRKSIRKSKLPDEEQPNISPVIRKASLKKEKRLKKKTKKEKKEKREVEQKEEMKGEKEVKMQKKKDEKSGEAEIETKEKAVQTESTQEVKWKLLEFWINKDLEVQRRREEELREEEEFFS; this is encoded by the exons GATTTCTGGCTGGACTGAATAATtcag TATACGTATTTGCTGGTGTGGGGGTCTTTGCCCTCATAATTATTATAATTGGAGGATGGGCGCTTAGGAAGAGCATCCG AAAATCCAAACTTCCTGATGAGGAGCAACCAAACATCAGCCCCGTCATCAGGAAAG cttctctgaaaaaggagaagagattaaaaaagaaaacaaagaaagaaaagaaggagaAAAGGGAGGTGGAACAGAAGGAGGAAATGAAGGGAGAGAAGGAGGTGAAGATGCAGAAGAAGAAGGATGAAAAATCAGGGGAAG cTGAAATTGAAACCAAAGAGAAAGCAGTACAGACAGAGAGCAcacaagaagtaaaatggaaacttttggaGTTTTGGATAAATAAAGACCTAGAAGTACAGAGACGGCGAGAGGAAGAACTAAGGGAGGAGGAGGAGTTCTTTAGCTGA